The Acaryochloris sp. CCMEE 5410 genome includes the window GATGAATCACCAGACTGGTTACCATTGGTTATCTCAGAAGAAGCTAATTCCTGATCTGAACTCACCCATCCTGAATAGAATTGAAGTTCTTCATCAGTTGTTGAGGTTTGGATATTTTCTTGTGTAGTCGCCATGGATCTTTCTCTTTGCTTTACTGAATGTCTTGCAGAGCATAGATTTCCATGCCTGCTTTCCGAGCTTCAGCAATTGCTTGCTGGGCGGGGGTTGGATCGGGAGGTAATATCGGCTGGGTAACGGAGCGAACAAAAACGTGCTTATTGACAGGTATGGGTTCTCCTAAATTGTCCCCATTCTCAAAAATTAGGAGTTTAGATACGATGCTAATTTTCCATTCATTTGCTTTAATTTTCTCAGGCTGACCGATCCGTTCAATCACCAGAACACCTTGGGCTCTTTGCTGCTCCTCTGGCGCAAATACTGAATCAGGCGTCAGTCTAGCTATCATCTGCAAATAGGGAATCCTAATTTGCGCGGCCAGCCCGAAACCAGCCTGCCATGTTTTGGTTGTAATTCGCTCCTGTTCTGAGCCGATTTCCACACCAGGATCGAGCTGGGGTTCTCCAGGTAAGTTGGGGTCCGTCAGGTAAGGTCGCCAGTCAAACAACTGAACCATTTTCTGAGCAACAAAATTCTTGACTGCTTCAGGTTGCCTGTCCAAATGGCCAATAGGCTCGACTCGCATTGAAATTCCGTCATTCCTTTCCACAAGGGTAGGAGATGGTTTGTTGATGAGCGATACCTGAAGCCCAACGATGACTAGATTCAACACGATGGATACCACACTAAAACAAAGTGCCCCCACTGCAATGTAAGGAAGAAGGTTGATGTTACGAAAGCTTCGTGCCGTTTTTTTAGAGTCCAAATATATTGTCATGAGATGGCCCCCAAGCCTTTTGTTGTTGTTGTTTTCGCCCCTTTGAAGTCAGCTCCTTGGATATTTGCACCTGTAAAGTCTGCATAGCTCAAATCGGCAAATTTAAAGCTACAGTTTCGTAAATCAGCCCCTCTAAAATTGGCACGAGTTAAAACTGCATGATCGAAGGAGGTTTGAAAAAGGAAGAGATCTGAGAAGCCTCGCCATACAAAAACAACCAAAATCACTCCGGTAACAGCGGTTACGACCAGCAAATCGAATATCTCAAGTCCCGTCATCATCGCTTGCCAAGGTTTCTCAAGGAGGAACAGTTGGAAAGCAATCACCAAAGCGGGAGGCAGGAAAGCAACTGGCATACTCACAAGATGTCGTGGCAGAAAGAATCTACGTTCTTTCTTTGGCCGAACTCCCAAATACAGTAAATAAAGTAGCGTTTTGCAGAACAAAGAGGCAAAGGTTAAAAAGACTAATAGGAACAGAGAAATGCTGCCCACTGATAGGTCTAACAAGTCTTCTGGCAGTGAGGAATAGATACTAAAAGCCACAACAAAGGCTAACGCTACGCTGAGAACCAACAGTGTTGGTCTGAGTACCGAAAATCCTCCAACTGCATCATAGAAGTCAGCTAATTCAAGAATGGCATACCTAAAATCACACCCTCGGATATTCTTCATTCTTGTATTTGGGTAAAAACCGTGGGCATATCCTTTGCCTTCCGATCTAGCCAAAAGTGTTGCTATAGATAGACTTAGACCCATATAGGCGTCAATAAATCTCATCAATTCAACCTCCCACCTTTCAATAACCAAGCCACTGCCGTACCAGTGCCAACAAACACACCGATCGCAGAACCCGCGCCAATAACAAAGGCCAACAACGGATTCAATAAGCCAGTGATAATTGGATAAAACAGATCATTGGGATGTTGGGCACTCGCTAACGCGAGTGCTGATGCAACATTTAAAACGGAATACGTAACATTGGTCATCCCCAATCCCATAATTCCAGAGAAGAAAATCACGACTCCTCTTGTTTTGAAAGGCAAAAGCGTGATTGATATCCATAAAGGGCCAGTAGTGGCCCAAACGATCATGGCAAAGTTGTAAAACCAGGCGAAAGCTGTGTTGAATGCAGCCATGATGAAGATAAAGACACCTCGTAACGCATCGTTAAATGCCTTACCAAAGACACCAAAATTGTCCTTCTTGCCTCCACGAGTTACAGGTTTGGGCTTACGTCGAACTACTTTAGATTGACCATTTTCGATCTCTAATACTTCTTCTTCAAATTGCGTCTCTCTCTCATTTGCTCTTGTTTCTGCTTCTACCTTTTTAGTGGCATCGATAGTGCATTGTTCAACATCCTTCGGTTCTTGGTTCACACAAACTGAAACTCTTTCCTGAATAGCCCTACGCTTGGCCTGATCTAGGTTTTTCTTTTGGATAGCTTCTATACCAGTGACATTCCCATAAGACGCTGTAAGGACTTTTTTTGAAAGCTCACGGGGAATAAATGCACTGCCCCGAGTTGCTAGCGCTAAAAACTCACCGTTGTTATTTAACAAGACAATGACGATTAAGGGCCATATCAATTTTTGCAAGGACTCCATAGAGAGACCCTGCTGATTCATGTCTCGCGCCCAGATGCTCCCCCAGAATAAGAATCCTAGAGCTACTATTGGGGCTAACCCTTTAATTAGGGCGCTATACAACGGGCTATTGGGAGTGATTAATATGTCCCATAATCCATCTAAACCTTGGGCAATCGCCTCACCCTGTTGCTTTGCGACCTCGATACCAACCTTGGCTGTTTCCTGATCAATTGGATTAGTAGATGTTGGGTTAGGTGATGTTGGAAATGGAACACCCGATTGGGATGCTTGCGCTAACAGGTACAGAATCATTTTTATTTTCCAAGGGCTTCCCACATTCCACTTGAAGCAGCGTCATCAAGCAGAAACTTCTGCGACTCACCAATGCCACCCTCTTGTTCAGCTTTATCAATCCTAGAGTTGCGTTTGTTCGCCTGGTTTACAGCCCTTAACGTCCCCGCCGAGATACGATTACCAGCCTTGATGGATTCTCCCTGTCGGGCTATCAGCCCAGCAGTTCTAGCCTGATTTTGGATAAAGGCATCCATTTTGCGCTGAGTGATAGGCGTTTTTAACGCGGTTGTTGATGATTTAGAGATACTATCCAAATTCGATGAAACGGCTTCTGTGTCTTTTTTGGAAGCCTCTTGAGCATCAGCTCCCAAGGTTGATTCGACAATTGAATCATTGACGCTATTTTCTAAGTCCTGGGAACGAATCCCTTTCTCAACTTCTGGGTTTCGGGAGATAGACCCTTTTTCTGCCTCGACATCTGCCTCAATGTTTTCTCTTGCCTCGTCAAGATCAGGAATACCTAAAGCGCCCAAGGTATCTGACACATATTTTTCAATATGGGGCTGCAATTGACCCTGAAGTTCATTGGTAAATATTCCAACTGTAGAGTCCAAGGTTGACTCAAAAAAGTTCTTTAATGTACCTGTAATCGCATGGGCAGGACGGTTAATTCCAATTGAGAGGATAGCCGCCAGAACCAGTGGTGGTATAAGCTTAATTTTCTTCATAGTCGAACTCCTTCGGGTAAACGTTTCAAAACCTTTCCTTGCCTGAACACACTCGCCATGTACTGACTAAATCGGCCAAGTGCCTCATATTTATTGGTGGGATACCATTGTTGAAATAACGACCGAATCTCTACCTCAATTGGGTCGTTGGCTGTTATTCCTAGTAAATTAAGCGGTGGATAATATCGGCAGGGAGTCTTCAGGCCATCATCATCAACTAACCAACGACTGTAGATCTGATCGAGGCTGGGTAAAAATTCTTCCTCTGCGTTGGGCTTAATTTCGCTCTCCTCGTAGCCGAACATCCGTCCAAACGTTTCAATCGCATCTTTGTTTATTCGTCCTGTAACCCGAAAACTGATGTTTTGACGAATCTTATGACCAGCAGCACATTCCTCTAGAATGTTTGGGTCTTGGGTTGCAAGTAAAACAGATAGACCAGCCGCACGACCAATGGCCATTAACTTGCCAACACTTTTAGCTAGTTCTGCAAATTGAAGTAGCACGGACGCTTCATCCACGTAAAACAAGCTTCTGGGTGCCGATAACGCCCGACGGGTTGCCGCAGTTTGAGCCGATAGCCCCAATAAACCTGCTTCCTCATTGCTGCTCAAATCTCGAAGCGCGAACATTGTCAGGGGTGAGCTGCCATCAAACGAAGAAGGCTTGTTGATGGCATTCCCCAAGGGAGAATCCATCCAGTACCGGAGCCGTAAGCGAATGAAATTCATTGCTTTATCTAAATCTGTTCCAAAATCCTCTAAGTTGAGGCGTTGGTGGTTAAAGAAAGGATATAAATCTGTTAGGGTTGGCCAAGCCTCCCATTCCTGGGTTCCTATTCCAGCGGATCTAGCACTAGCACACCGCTCTTGTATGGTGGGGTCTCTATAGAATGCTGAAACTGCAAGAGTGATCAACGACTCAATTGCCGTAATCGGTAATGGCTCGGAATCACTACGATTGTCCAAGACCAAGCTTTTAACGATATTATTTGCACTTTTATAAAAGCTTTGTAATCGCTGTTCAGCTAATTTTGGCTCAAGACCCCTCACATCAATCAACTCAAAAAGGTTATTCGAGGATTTTCCGGTATCAAACTCTGCACCACCCAGAAAATTAACCAGCCAAGTATAGGTACTTAAACCATTATTTTTGGGCAGGTCAATCATGGTTACCTGCATCCCGATAGAGAGGGCATAGAGTAAGTAGATCGCGACTAGAACTGACTTACCCGAACCACTTCTACCAAAGAAAACACCATGTCTAGGACTGCCTAGCGTATCTTCTAAACCAACGAAGATCGGGGAACCTCCATTCTCAGCGATAAACTCAGGACCACCATCACTACGACTTTTGGTTCCCATAAACTGAGCAAATGCCAAAGCATCGCTGGCTCTTAGCTTCAGCCGCATATCGTAAGGCTGAAGGTATAGCCCTTCCCACTTCAATGGCAAGGTTTGGAGCCACACTCGCCACGCATAATCTTGCTCTTGAATCACTACAGCAGGAAGCCTAAAACGGTTTTTCACATACCGGAGAGAAGACTCTAACGCCTGAAGACTATCTGCATAAACCAATATAGCGATGCCAACAAAAACGGGAACATCCCCTCTCATCAGACTTTCTTGGGCTTCCTCTGCCTCCTCCAATTGCAGATCAGCATGTTTATTAACTTTTTTCTTCTCTTCTGCTGTACTAGACGCTCCTTTTTGCTGTTGCGTATATCGCTGAAGCGCCATTAAGCTGTCTCTCGGATTTACCCATGAATACTGGGTAATGATCTCCGCATCCACAACTTTCTCTTGAGAAATAACTTCATCCCAGAGCCAAGTGAACCGAGCGTCTTCACTCCGCCAACCATCAGGGGGCTGTTCAAACGTCACAACCCCAACGTACTTTTCCCGAGCTGGCAGGTACACCCATTCTTTATCGGGTTGAGGAATATAGTTTTTATTCGGGATTAGATGTGAGGAAATATGGAGTTCAGACCCATCAATTGGCTCAATAGCACAGGGAAGGGTTGATTGATCTCGCGCATATTCTTGACGAAGGCCCCTATCATCCTGCATAAGCCAGTGAGGGCAGAGCATTGGAGGCTTACGCCCATGAATTTGCCGGTAGAGGTAAGCCCAAAAGTCCTCCTTATCCATAGGAGAAACTTTTAAGCTCATTTTCGTGGAGATCAGTTGTGACCAATCTAACCACGCCTCAAACCCATCATATAGAAGGGATTGCGTGGTCTCATAATCTAATTCACTTGCCCGTCCCGAAATGTTCCGCACCCAAAATTTACCCGCCTTGGCTAACAGTGCTTCGATCTGATCCTTGGCTTCATGGACACCAGACTCTACGGTGTGCGTGAAAAAGATATAGTATTCCTTAACCTTACGAACCCCTGCCTCTTTTAGGTCTCTAACTCGGGCTTTCGAGCTGTAATTTAAGAATGATAATTCGGGTGCGGGTGATTGCTCTATGAGCCCATCTAATTCAACTTGACGTTCTTCATCATCTGCAAAGGATTTTGAAATAACCGTGAACTGCTCAAGTTTAGGGATTTCTTTTAAACCAGAAACGATAGCTTCGTAAAGGGCATCACTCAACTGAGATGGATGAATTGGCTCAAATTTCCACCCAAAGACAAACTGCTTGGCTTCCTTTTGAGCATTCACCATAGCCCACATACCCTGGCCATTCTTGCGGACACCCACAATATTGGCCAGATCTATTTCATCCTCAAATGCCTTAAAGCTTTGTGAGGGAGGCGCATATACAGGCTTCTTCTTGGCCTTCTTTTTTTTTGGTTTTAGTGTTGAAACCATCTACAAGAGTGATGAATAAGCATAAAATTACTTCCTCAAGCGACCCACTTTAGGTTTTTTGAGTAAATAGACATGGATAACCCTTCCTCTATTCCATTTCGGAACAGGTACGGTTTTAGCCATAAACCGCTTAGGGTTTTTACCTGAAACGATAACCCAGGTCAGAAACGGCCAAGCAATCAATAGAACTGTCCATAAAAAATCCAGCTTGAGAAGGATTGCTACCACAAACCCGAAAATGACAGAAAGGCCAAAAGGCAGTATCTGAGAACTGTCAAGTACTCCAACACTTGCGTTTTTGCTAAGGGCGCGATTAACTCTTATTGATTTACGTGCCATATCAACACCCTTTACCAACGATAAAGGGTTCAAGAACGCCCAAAACAATAACTACTAACATGGCAACAATCGTCATGGTCAGAATTTCTTGAAATTCCTGACCCTCTCGACGATTATTGAAAATCTTGACTCCAACCACGCCTAAAGCGACCATTGACGATACTCGGAGAGTTCCAAAGATAATACCGGACACAATCGTCAGTCCAGAGATATGTCTCAGTAGGCAGGTATCGAGAACTTTTTGGGAGTTTGAAAATAGAAAGCTAAATTCAATCGCATGAGCCGGATCGAGGGCAGCCCCAAAAACTCCTAAACCAGAAGCGAAGGAAAGTAACCCAAGGATCAGTCGCCTATATTTCAGTTTCTCCAAAACCGACAGCTCATATTTGATCGCCCACGCTGTGAACAAGGTAATTGGAATAAGGAGAATCGGCGGAAAGAAAGTTGTACCTATCGCCAAAGAGATAAAAAGTACACCCAGTAAACAATACCTAAATCTAGGGCGTAGTGTACTAACTTGAGCGTTCAAGATGGTAAAAATTTGATGTGATAGCATCGTCCTACCTATCAATTAATCAGAGTAAAGCCAATATGTTGGATAAGCTATGTTGCCCGCTGTGCGGTAGCTCGATCTATTTTTTGCTAGATAGACCTAGCCAACTCATCACATGCAAAACCTGTCGGTTTTCAAGCAAGATTAATCAGGTCCAAGTGGAAAGCCATGACAGCATAACCACTCAACAAAACAATAGGGATTTAACTAGTTGGAGACACAGGCTACGTGTCCGTCCGCTGACCAGCGAAATTGGAAAGCAAATGAAATACTTAGTTGAATTTGATTTGGCCAGAGACACTTACGTTGCCTCTCTTGGGGATAAGATAGCGTTATTTCACAGGTATAGGCAAGGAAGTTTTAGTGATTTGTTTGCAATTCGTAATCTAACGATTCAAACGACTATACCTATCAAAACAATCAAATCGGAGCCTAGAATTGCTGGCCTTGGTATCTCAATCATCGCTCTATCTGGGATACTCTTGCTCTCTAATTCAGTCGGCAGCTATAAAAATCTATTGCAATACTCCGCAGTACCTCTTAGTGCTGCCATTGGCCTCACCGCCATGAAGACTTACCAAAAGCGACTTTGTGGGCAATCTGAAGCCAGCATCATTCAAGAGCAAGGGTTAATGAGGAATATTCATGAGTTACTAGTCAAACTGAGTAGAGTTCAAGAAGAGATTACGGCTCGGGCTCAATCACTCTCAGAGTGGCAAGAGCTTGAGCAATCTACAAAAACCATTGATGGCCATGGGCCAAATGTAGCGAACATTGAAAAAGCGATCGCTCTGATACAGCAGCAACAGCATTCGGCTGAAATCTTGAAAGACAAATACGACCAACAAATTAAGCTGTGGTGGCTTGAACTTCAAGCATCACGACTTAGTGATGAACTACCGGTGGACCTGATTCAAGTAGAGACCACTAGGCAGCACGAAATAGCTGAACTTGAGGACTCTTACCATTTGTTGGCTTTGCAACAAAATTTCCATGCAGAGACGGATAACCAACAGAATTTAAGCACTTGAAATATTAACTGAACTCTGTATGGGTTCTAGGTTCTGGAGCGGGCAGGGGATATCAACAAGATCAACAGGTTGGCCAACCCAACTTAACCACGCGAACTCATTCACAATTTTCCTTACCCGGAAGACGACCTGATCCCCGCATCTTTTAACTAAAGCACCAGGACTAATGTCTGGAAGATTTAGATTAGATACCGGCAAGGTAATCAAACTGGGTTTCTGGGTATTCTCTATTTTGGTTTTGGCTACACCTCTGCTTATAATTATACATTTTTGAGTTGCAGGTGTAGCCACTTCAATCCCTTTATTTTCAGTGCATTCAGGCGCTTCCATATATTGTTGGAATCGAGTTTCAATGCATTCCAACAACACATGATTGAGTTCTATATTATCTGGAGAAATAAAATAATATCTCCGCTTTCCTCTTTCGCTATTGCGCTGCCAGTTTTGCTCGACTTCAGTCTTGCCGCCAATTAGTTTTGCTAGACGCCCCAGAAACTCCATAGGTTTTTGCTTACCCACTGTGCGTTTTAGCGCTGTCACGATTTCTCGT containing:
- a CDS encoding pentapeptide repeat-containing protein, which translates into the protein MRFIDAYMGLSLSIATLLARSEGKGYAHGFYPNTRMKNIRGCDFRYAILELADFYDAVGGFSVLRPTLLVLSVALAFVVAFSIYSSLPEDLLDLSVGSISLFLLVFLTFASLFCKTLLYLLYLGVRPKKERRFFLPRHLVSMPVAFLPPALVIAFQLFLLEKPWQAMMTGLEIFDLLVVTAVTGVILVVFVWRGFSDLFLFQTSFDHAVLTRANFRGADLRNCSFKFADLSYADFTGANIQGADFKGAKTTTTKGLGAIS